The window GCGGTCTCCGGCCGGGTCGCGAGGAAAGCGCGGATCCGGGCCAGCGTGGCGTCCCGCTCCGGTTCCGGCAGGACCAGCGTCCCCGCGCGAGTCGCCAAGGTGGCGACGAGGGAATCGGCTGTGCGGCGCTGACCGTGCGGGAACTCGGCCTGCTTCGGCCATCCGAATCGGGCGGCCGCGCCGCGCCCGGGAAGGTGCATGTCGGCCGTCTCGGCGCGCCAACCGGCGGGCCTGTCACGGGGGCCGACAGCCGCGTCCCCGCTGACCCGTGCGAGAGCGGCCACCCACTCGACCTGGTCGTCCATGAGGTTCCACAGGCCGGCCAGGATGCCGTCGGGTGCGAGGACCCGGGCGATCTCCGGTCCCGCGGCGGCCATGTCGAACCAGTGCATCGCGTTGCCGGCCGGTACCGCATCCACCGAGGCGTCCGGCAGCGGGATCGCCTCGGCACCCCCCGACAGGGCGCGGACACCGGGCAGCCAGCGGCGAAGTTCGGTCCGCATCCCCGCGTCGGGCTCGACCGCGATGACTCCGGCACCCAGGGCGACCAGCGTGGCGGTCAGCTTGCCGGTTCCGGCGCCCAGGTCGAGTACGCGGGGGCCGGGCGCGGGTTCGAGTGCCCAGCGCACCGCGGCCTGCGCATAGTCCGGTCGGTGCGCGGCGTACGCGTCCGCCACCGCACGAACGACGAGGCGTGAAGCTGCCGTTCATCCTGATCCACGGGGTGACCCTAGCGGTGCGGCCGACGGTCGGCCATACCGCCCGGCTGGGCGCGTGCGCCCGTCGACGCGCCGGGGTCACCTGCGCGGTGAAGGCAACACGATGCCGGTGGGGGTGTTGAGGCCGGTGAGGGGAACGGTGGTTTGCCGTTCGCCGCTCTCCTGGACTCTCACGACGCGATGGTGGGAAGCATCGGCCACGTAGAGGTTCTTGTGACCGTCGACGGCGAGGCCCAGCGGACCTCGCAGACCGGTGATCGGCACCGTGGTCTGAGATCCGCCGCGCCGCGCCACCTTCACCACGCGGTCGTTCCCGCTGTCGGAGATGTAGAGGTCGCCGCCGGCGTTCAGGGCCAGCCCGGTCGGCTGGGAGAGGCCCACCGTGGGCACGGTGGTCTGACCGCTTCCGTCCACCGCTACCTTGACCACCCGGTTGTTGATGAAGTCCGAGACGTACAGGCTGCCGTCGCCGGCGAGCGCGAGACCCCAGGGGTGCAGCAGGCCGGTCGTCGGGAGGGTGCTGCGCCGCCCGTCGGGCGTCACCCTCACGACGCGGTTGTCGAAGCTGTCGGCGATGAACAGGTTCCCGCCCCTGTCGACTGCGAGGCCCAGGGGGCGCGAGAGGTCGCCCGCGGGCACCGTGGACTGCGTGCCGTCCGCGGCCAGCTTCACGACCCGGTTGTCGCCCGTGTCGGAGACGTAGAGGTCGCACTCCGCATCCCATGCCAGACCGGTCGGACGTACCACGCCGTCGAGCGGAACGGTCGCCTGTTCGTCTTCCGCGGCCGGCAGCGTGACCACTCGGTTGTCGCCGTAGTCGGACACGAACAGTGCTGCCTCGGCAGACGTGCGCGCGTCGCCTTGCACGGCGCCGGCGGAGGGGATCGACAGCGCACAGACCATGAGGAGGCTCGCGGCGCCCGCCAGCCGCCCGGTCCATCTGCGCGTGCGGTCGGCTCCGGGCAAAGCCGTGTCCGTTCGTGACGTCGCGGTGGTGTGCTCCACGATTCACCCATCTGTCATCGACAGCCGGCGCCCTGCCGAACGTCCTCTCGCCGACCTTAGGAAGCGCTGCGACGGGGTGCGGGAACCACGCCACCGTCCGGTGTGCTGATCACTCCGATGCCCGCGCCCGGCCGTGCTCGGACGGGGGCGGCTGTCGGCTCATGGCGGCCGAAGCCCGGCGTTGCCCTGGAATGCGCGAAGGGCCCGGCCTGATCGGCCGAGCCCTTCGATTGGTAGCGGGGACAGGATTTGAACCTGCGACCTCTGGGTTATGAGCCCAGCGAGCTACCGAGCTGCTCCACCCCGCGTCGGTAGGACCACTCTACCCCCTCCAGAGCGGCGGCCCGACCAGCCGGCCCGGACGGCCCGCCGCGTCATGCCGAGCCGCCCCGGCGGGCCGGTCCGGGCCTCCGGGGACCGGCATGGTCACGGCCGGCCCTCTCTTCGTCAAGTCCCGAGTCCTCGGAACGTGACCCTGTTCTCGCATTCGGGCCTACTTGAAGCACGGGCCGCACCGGAAAGACCGGAAACCGAAAAGGTCCCGATAACAAGTAGGAGATGACCATGCAGCGCACCAGCCACACCACCCCGGAAATCCGAACCAAGCGCGGCTTCCGTATCTCGACCCTCGTCGCCTCGGCCGTGGTCGTCGCCGGCGGAATCATCCTTCCGGCCACCGCCGCGTCGGCGGGCACGATGCCCGACTCGGTCGTGACGACGGTGGCCGCCCACCATAAGAACCACGATCAGAAGGATCATCACAAGAAGAGCCAGCACAAGAAGGAGCACGAGAAGAACAAGGGCAATGCGACGGGTGGTGACGGGGGTAATGCCACGACCAACGGTGGCGGAAATGCGACCGGCGGAAACGGCGGCAACGCCACCACCAACGGTGGCGGGGACGCGACCGGCGGAAACGGTGGCGACGCCACGACCAATGGCGGCGGAAATGCGACCGGCGGAAACGGCGGCGATGCGACCACCAATGCCGGCGGCGATGCGACGGGCGGCAATGGCGGCGACGCCACGACCAATGGCGGTGGCGACGCGACCGGCGGAAACGGCGGCAATGCCACGAGCAACGGCGGTGGCGACGCGACCGGCGGAAACGGTGGCGATGCCACTGCCTGAGGCCCAGGCCGCTGACGGCGGCCAGTGAACGACGGGGGTGGGTGGCGCGACCACCGGCCGCGCCACCCACCCCCTGATCCTCGATCCCGAGCCCCGGCATCCCCGATCTCCAAGGAAACGGCACTCCTCATGACCCGCAACGTCCGGAAGCACGGCCTGGCCATGGCCGCCGCCTCGATCCTGCTCCCCCTCGGCATGGTTCTGATCCCGGCAGGCGGCGCGATCGCCGCCACCGCACCGCACTCGATGGCGGCCTCGGCCAAGCACGACGACCACGGCAGCGGCAAGAAGGACCACGGCGACCACCACAAGGGCGATCACCACAAGAAGCACGACGAGCACGGCGACCGGCACCACAAGGACCACGGCGACCACGACACCTGCCGCGCCGGGAACGGCAACGGCGGCAACGGCGGCAACGGCACCGGTGGCGACGCCACCGTCTGCACCGCCCCGGGCGGCACCGGCACCGGCGGCACCGGCGGCCGGGGCAGGGGCTCCTGCGGCGGCAAGGGGACCAACGGCAGCAACGGCACGGGCACCAACGGCAAGAACGGCCCGCCGTGCCCCGACGGGAAGACCCCGCCCCCGGACAGCGGCGGCGGCTCCAGCACCCCGGACGGCACCGGCAGCACCCCGCCGCCCGAGAAGCCCGCTCCCCAGCCCGACACCGGCGGGTCCGCACCCGACGCCCCCGCTCCGCCGCCCCCGCCCGACGTGGTCGTCAAGTGAGCGCGCCCGACAGACACCCCAGGTGAAGCTCTCCGACCCACTGCCCCGCCGCCCTCCCCGCGGCGGGGCAGCGCTGTGTTCCCCGATCGGTCAGCCGACGCGGCGGGCTCGGCGATTCGGCCACCGCCGGCTCGGAGCCGGCCCCTTGTGCGGCAAGGTTCGATGCACGGCGCAAGCTGCCCCGCACGCTGAAACGCGGGACGACTCGCCCGGCCCTCAGGCCGAGGAGTTCCAGTACCGGGACACGTCCCGGCTACAGGCCGGTGCGCAGATGACGGCCGGCACGATGGCGCGTCGGCTGCCCTCGCTGGTCCTGCGCTCCCTGAAGACGGCATGGCAGGTGGACCGGGTGGCCGCGGTGGGGCTGCTGGCGTGCCAGGTGGGCACGGGGGTGCTCGCCGCGCTCGGGCTGCTCGCCGTGACCGGTTCCTCTGGTCGACGCGGATTGTCGCAAACTCCTCACAGAGGGTGACACCGTCTGTCATTCTGCACCCGGGTGGGCTCTCGGCCGGAGCCCGCCCGTCACCTGGCCCGTGACGCCAGAGTCGTCTGCTCGAGGAAGGCCTTCGTGCGTAAGTGGCACATCACCACCCTGTCCATGGCCGG of the Streptomyces sp. 1222.5 genome contains:
- a CDS encoding class I SAM-dependent methyltransferase, encoding MADAYAAHRPDYAQAAVRWALEPAPGPRVLDLGAGTGKLTATLVALGAGVIAVEPDAGMRTELRRWLPGVRALSGGAEAIPLPDASVDAVPAGNAMHWFDMAAAGPEIARVLAPDGILAGLWNLMDDQVEWVAALARVSGDAAVGPRDRPAGWRAETADMHLPGRGAAARFGWPKQAEFPHGQRRTADSLVATLATRAGTLVLPEPERDATLARIRAFLATRPETARGEFTFPMRTGVLRVRRL
- a CDS encoding SMP-30/gluconolactonase/LRE family protein — translated: MEHTTATSRTDTALPGADRTRRWTGRLAGAASLLMVCALSIPSAGAVQGDARTSAEAALFVSDYGDNRVVTLPAAEDEQATVPLDGVVRPTGLAWDAECDLYVSDTGDNRVVKLAADGTQSTVPAGDLSRPLGLAVDRGGNLFIADSFDNRVVRVTPDGRRSTLPTTGLLHPWGLALAGDGSLYVSDFINNRVVKVAVDGSGQTTVPTVGLSQPTGLALNAGGDLYISDSGNDRVVKVARRGGSQTTVPITGLRGPLGLAVDGHKNLYVADASHHRVVRVQESGERQTTVPLTGLNTPTGIVLPSPRR